From a single Collimonas pratensis genomic region:
- the uraH gene encoding hydroxyisourate hydrolase produces the protein MGNAVGKLSTHVLDITQGKPGVGVKIALYSVTAAGRSLLKNAVTNQDGRVDVPLLQGEEMQAGQYELVFSAGDYFAAQGIELPAPRFVDRVTLAFGIAHADQNYHVPLVVSPWSYSTYRGS, from the coding sequence ATGGGGAACGCCGTTGGAAAATTAAGCACGCATGTTCTGGATATTACCCAGGGCAAGCCGGGCGTAGGGGTCAAAATCGCACTGTATTCGGTCACAGCCGCCGGCCGCAGCCTGCTGAAGAACGCCGTGACCAATCAGGATGGCCGGGTAGACGTGCCTTTGCTGCAGGGTGAAGAGATGCAGGCCGGACAATACGAACTGGTGTTTTCGGCCGGCGACTATTTCGCTGCGCAGGGAATCGAGCTGCCGGCCCCGCGTTTTGTTGATCGCGTGACACTGGCTTTTGGCATCGCCCATGCCGATCAGAACTACCACGTGCCGCTGGTGGTATCGCCGTGGTCGTATTCTACCTATCGCGGCAGCTGA
- the puuE gene encoding allantoinase PuuE, whose amino-acid sequence MTINTDPHYPRDMTGYGRTPPHPQWPHKARIALQFVLNYEEGSENCVLDGDAGSETFLSEIVGAQSFPARHMSMESLYEYGSRAGVWRLLRMFEERRLPLTVFGVARALQRNPEATAAFQELGHEIACHGLRWISYQNIDEATERAHIAEAVSVIQQLTGSAPLGWYTGRDSPNTRRLVMEHGGFSYDADHYGDDLPFWEQVSFKDGNGTAQSKPQLIVPYTLDTNDMRFAAMQGFNSGTQFFDYLKDAFDVLYREGDPHGLNQPKMLSVGLHCRLVGRPGRAAALARFLDYVQSHGQVWITRRIDIADHWRATHPFSA is encoded by the coding sequence ATGACCATCAACACCGATCCCCACTATCCACGCGACATGACCGGCTACGGCCGCACGCCGCCCCATCCGCAATGGCCGCACAAGGCCCGGATCGCCCTGCAGTTCGTGCTGAACTATGAAGAAGGCAGCGAAAACTGCGTGCTGGACGGCGACGCCGGCTCCGAAACCTTCCTCTCCGAAATCGTCGGCGCCCAGAGTTTCCCGGCGCGCCACATGAGCATGGAATCGCTGTACGAATACGGTTCGCGTGCCGGCGTCTGGCGTTTATTGCGAATGTTTGAAGAGCGCCGCCTGCCGCTGACCGTGTTCGGTGTTGCGCGCGCGCTACAGCGCAACCCGGAAGCGACCGCGGCTTTTCAAGAACTTGGCCACGAAATCGCCTGCCACGGCTTGCGCTGGATCAGCTACCAGAATATTGATGAAGCCACCGAACGCGCGCATATCGCCGAAGCGGTCAGCGTCATCCAGCAACTGACCGGCAGCGCCCCGCTCGGCTGGTATACCGGACGCGATTCGCCGAATACCCGCCGCCTGGTCATGGAACACGGCGGCTTCAGCTACGACGCCGACCACTATGGCGACGACCTGCCGTTCTGGGAACAGGTGAGTTTCAAAGATGGCAACGGTACGGCGCAAAGCAAACCGCAGCTGATCGTACCTTACACCCTGGACACCAACGACATGCGCTTCGCCGCCATGCAAGGCTTCAATTCCGGCACCCAGTTCTTCGATTACCTGAAAGACGCTTTCGACGTGCTCTACCGCGAAGGCGATCCGCATGGCCTGAACCAGCCGAAAATGCTGTCGGTCGGCCTGCACTGCCGCCTGGTCGGCCGTCCCGGACGGGCTGCAGCGTTGGCGCGCTTCCTCGATTATGTGCAGAGTCACGGCCAGGTGTGGATTACCCGGCGTATCGACATCGCCGATCATTGGCGCGCGACGCATCCGTTTTCTGCATAA
- a CDS encoding porin, translated as MYPAKNRLRKLQVAAAFGAAVALPAMAQTSVQVTGLVDTYVGSMKYSGDSGRTSVVNSGGLTTSWIGFKGTEDLGGGLSAKFNLTSFFRADTGQTGRFDGNETMFSRDANVGLVGGFGAVSLGRDLAPNFLPSILFNPFGDSFQLSPLILHLDVPWFNASGWTSSLAGDTGWSNEVIYTTPDFAGLKANFHYQFGEQAGNTGKNNIGANVLYFHGPLALSAYYQRVKVNNPLELSPGNVQPSTNIPLPSGMVAARQSAWFLGATYDFTVAKLFATYDQTSHDIDLKDKTLQLGTSIPLGQGAVLASWANTKRSGAAVGESLKRNTASLGYDYNMSKRTDLYAIYMYDKITEQTVGNSIAFGIRHRF; from the coding sequence ATGTACCCAGCTAAAAACAGATTGAGAAAACTACAAGTTGCTGCCGCTTTCGGCGCAGCGGTCGCGCTGCCGGCCATGGCGCAAACTTCGGTGCAGGTGACCGGCCTGGTCGACACTTACGTCGGCTCGATGAAATACAGCGGCGACTCAGGACGCACCAGCGTCGTCAACAGCGGCGGCCTGACCACTTCCTGGATCGGCTTCAAGGGCACCGAGGACTTGGGCGGCGGATTGTCCGCCAAATTCAACCTGACCTCGTTCTTCCGCGCCGACACCGGCCAGACCGGCCGCTTCGACGGCAATGAAACCATGTTCTCGCGCGACGCCAACGTCGGCCTGGTCGGCGGCTTCGGTGCAGTGTCCCTGGGGCGCGACCTGGCGCCGAACTTCCTGCCGTCGATCCTGTTCAACCCGTTCGGCGATTCGTTCCAGCTGTCGCCGCTGATCCTGCACCTGGATGTGCCTTGGTTCAACGCTTCCGGCTGGACCAGCTCGCTGGCAGGCGATACCGGCTGGAGCAATGAAGTCATCTACACCACGCCGGACTTCGCCGGCCTGAAAGCCAACTTCCATTACCAGTTCGGCGAACAGGCGGGCAACACCGGCAAGAATAATATCGGCGCCAACGTGCTGTATTTCCACGGTCCGCTGGCATTGAGCGCCTACTATCAACGGGTGAAGGTCAACAACCCACTGGAACTGTCGCCGGGCAACGTGCAGCCATCCACCAATATCCCGCTGCCAAGCGGCATGGTAGCGGCACGCCAGTCGGCCTGGTTCCTCGGCGCCACCTACGATTTCACCGTCGCCAAGCTGTTTGCCACTTACGACCAGACCTCGCATGACATCGACCTGAAAGACAAGACGCTGCAACTCGGCACCAGCATCCCACTGGGCCAGGGCGCGGTACTGGCGTCCTGGGCCAACACCAAGCGCTCCGGCGCGGCGGTAGGCGAATCGCTCAAGCGCAATACGGCATCGCTGGGCTACGACTACAATATGTCGAAGCGCACTGACCTGTATGCGATCTATATGTACGACAAGATCACCGAGCAGACCGTCGGCAACAGCATTGCTTTTGGTATCCGTCACCGCTTCTAA
- a CDS encoding class II aldolase/adducin family protein translates to MNTNLSTISSAEWQVRKDLAACYRLCALKQWDDLIYTHISATVPDEPGHFLLNPFGYRFDEVCASNLVKIDAQGRVVGDSPYQVNVSGFAIHGAVHAARPDAMCVMHLHNTNAVAIGIQAGGLLPLSQHALRFYEQIAYHDYEGLALTPTEQSRLIAKLGQLPAMLLRNHGSLVCGRSIAEAYVLMDTLDKACAIQLKAHAGSGRLNMPSHDICRKTRDQLLGDGSPEGLLEWPALLRQLDAVDSGYQH, encoded by the coding sequence ATGAACACGAATCTTTCCACCATCAGCAGCGCCGAATGGCAGGTGCGCAAAGACCTGGCAGCCTGCTACCGCCTGTGCGCACTCAAGCAGTGGGACGACCTGATCTATACCCATATCTCGGCCACCGTCCCCGACGAACCGGGACACTTCCTGCTCAATCCCTTCGGTTATCGTTTCGATGAAGTCTGCGCTTCCAACCTGGTCAAGATCGACGCCCAGGGCCGCGTCGTCGGCGATTCGCCCTACCAGGTCAATGTCAGCGGCTTCGCCATCCACGGTGCAGTCCACGCGGCACGCCCGGACGCCATGTGCGTGATGCATCTGCACAACACCAATGCGGTGGCTATCGGCATCCAGGCCGGCGGTTTGCTGCCGCTATCCCAGCACGCACTGCGCTTCTATGAACAGATTGCCTATCATGACTATGAGGGCCTGGCGCTGACGCCGACCGAGCAAAGCCGCCTGATCGCCAAGCTGGGCCAGTTGCCTGCCATGCTGCTGCGCAATCACGGCAGCCTGGTCTGCGGCCGCAGCATCGCCGAAGCCTATGTACTGATGGATACGCTCGACAAGGCATGCGCAATACAGCTCAAGGCCCATGCCGGCAGCGGCCGGCTCAACATGCCTTCGCACGACATCTGCCGCAAGACGCGCGACCAGCTGCTCGGCGACGGCAGCCCGGAAGGCCTGCTGGAATGGCCGGCGCTGCTGCGCCAGCTGGACGCCGTCGATTCCGGCTACCAGCACTGA
- a CDS encoding 4-oxalocrotonate tautomerase produces MPTFNVQLFEGRSPEQKRAFVQAITEVTCKTLDCGPESVDIIIQEVKRENWATAGKLWSE; encoded by the coding sequence ATGCCGACATTCAATGTACAACTCTTCGAAGGCCGCAGCCCGGAACAAAAGCGCGCCTTCGTCCAGGCCATCACAGAAGTCACCTGCAAGACGCTGGATTGCGGACCGGAATCGGTGGATATCATCATCCAGGAAGTAAAACGCGAGAACTGGGCTACCGCCGGCAAGCTGTGGTCTGAGTGA